A single region of the Variovorax paradoxus genome encodes:
- the dnaQ gene encoding DNA polymerase III subunit epsilon, translated as MSRQIVLDTETTGLSAENGDRIIELGCVELFARKLTGNDLHIYFNPERESHEDALKVHGLTTDFLRDKPKFATLANDIVEYLRGAELIIHNAAFDVGFLNKELELAGLPPLRTFVGEVTDTLAMAKQVYPGKRNSLDALCDRFGVDRSNRTFHGAKLDAQLLADVYINLTRGQDALLIDVSSNEPAQGTTVVAIDLSQFDLPVLIAGEQELAAHEAVLSQLDKSSNGRTLFRQNA; from the coding sequence ATGTCGCGCCAGATCGTCCTCGACACTGAAACCACCGGCCTTTCCGCCGAGAACGGCGACCGCATCATCGAACTCGGCTGCGTGGAGCTGTTTGCGCGCAAGCTCACGGGCAACGACCTGCACATCTACTTCAACCCCGAGCGCGAGAGCCATGAAGACGCGCTCAAGGTGCACGGCCTCACGACCGACTTCTTGCGCGACAAGCCGAAGTTCGCCACGCTGGCCAACGACATCGTCGAGTACCTGCGCGGCGCCGAGCTGATCATTCACAACGCGGCTTTCGACGTCGGCTTTCTCAACAAGGAACTCGAGCTGGCCGGCCTGCCGCCGCTGCGCACCTTCGTCGGCGAAGTGACCGACACGCTGGCCATGGCCAAGCAGGTGTACCCGGGCAAGCGCAATTCGCTCGACGCACTGTGCGACCGTTTCGGCGTCGACCGCTCGAACCGTACGTTTCACGGCGCCAAGCTCGACGCGCAGCTGCTGGCCGATGTCTACATCAACCTCACGCGCGGCCAGGACGCGCTGCTGATCGACGTGTCGTCGAATGAGCCGGCGCAGGGCACCACGGTGGTTGCCATCGACCTGAGCCAGTTCGACCTGCCGGTGCTCATTGCGGGCGAGCAGGAGCTTGCGGCGCACGAGGCGGTGTTGTCGCAGCTCGACAAATCCAGCAACGGACGCACGCTGTTTCGGCAAAACGCCTGA
- a CDS encoding stereocilin, whose protein sequence is MATHPDIPPDLPVEPDEGPSTPPDDPTDPEPPPTTS, encoded by the coding sequence ATGGCCACTCATCCCGACATTCCGCCCGACCTGCCCGTGGAACCCGACGAAGGGCCGAGCACGCCGCCGGACGATCCGACCGATCCCGAGCCTCCTCCCACCACCTCGTGA
- a CDS encoding NAD(P)/FAD-dependent oxidoreductase yields MDELDCAVIGGGVVGLAVARALALAGREVVVLEAEGAIGTGTSSRNSEVIHAGIYYPQGSLKARLCVEGKQALYEYAAERGLPHKRCGKLIVATSPEQVAQLEVIRAKAAANGVDDLVLLTAEQAMAMEPQLHCVAALHSPSTGIVDSHALMLSLLGDLENAGGMLALKSPIASAQCGADAIVLVAEDGTALRCNTVVNAAGLGAPELARRFEGLPAAATPTAYFAKGNYFTLSGRAPFTRLIYPVPEPGGLGVHLTLDLGGQAKFGPDVQWVESAEDLVVDPARGDGFYAEVRKYWPALPDGGLIPGYAGMRPKISGPDEPARDFMIEGPESHGVRGLVNLFGIESPGLTSSLAIGGYVARLLESA; encoded by the coding sequence ATGGATGAACTTGATTGCGCCGTCATCGGCGGGGGTGTGGTGGGCCTGGCAGTGGCGCGCGCGTTGGCGCTCGCGGGCCGGGAGGTGGTGGTGCTCGAGGCGGAAGGCGCCATTGGCACCGGAACCAGTTCTCGCAACAGCGAAGTGATTCACGCGGGCATCTACTACCCGCAGGGCTCGCTCAAGGCGCGCCTGTGCGTCGAGGGCAAGCAGGCACTTTATGAATATGCCGCGGAGCGCGGCTTGCCGCACAAGCGCTGCGGCAAGCTCATCGTGGCGACCTCGCCCGAGCAGGTAGCACAACTCGAAGTCATTCGCGCCAAGGCTGCGGCAAATGGCGTCGACGACCTCGTGCTGCTGACCGCGGAGCAGGCCATGGCCATGGAGCCGCAACTGCATTGCGTGGCCGCGTTGCATTCGCCGAGCACCGGCATTGTCGACAGCCACGCGCTGATGCTGAGCCTGCTGGGCGACCTGGAGAACGCAGGCGGAATGCTGGCGCTGAAATCGCCCATCGCAAGCGCCCAATGTGGCGCTGACGCTATCGTCCTGGTAGCGGAAGACGGCACGGCGCTGCGCTGCAACACCGTCGTCAACGCGGCGGGGCTCGGTGCGCCCGAACTGGCCAGGCGGTTCGAAGGCTTGCCTGCGGCGGCCACACCGACGGCGTACTTTGCCAAGGGCAACTACTTCACCCTGTCCGGACGCGCGCCTTTCACCCGGTTGATCTACCCGGTGCCCGAGCCGGGCGGCCTGGGGGTGCATCTGACGCTCGACCTCGGCGGGCAGGCCAAGTTCGGGCCTGATGTGCAATGGGTGGAATCGGCCGAGGACCTTGTGGTGGACCCGGCGCGCGGAGACGGCTTCTACGCCGAGGTGCGCAAGTACTGGCCGGCGCTGCCCGACGGGGGACTGATCCCGGGCTATGCGGGCATGCGCCCCAAGATTTCTGGGCCGGACGAGCCGGCGCGCGACTTCATGATCGAGGGGCCCGAATCGCATGGTGTGAGAGGACTGGTCAACCTCTTCGGCATCGAATCGCCGGGGCTCACGAGCAGCCTTGCCATCGGAGGCTACGTGGCTCGCTTGCTTGAAAGCGCCTGA
- a CDS encoding glycine zipper domain-containing protein, whose amino-acid sequence MSASNNIEAAAEDIASDVRGVLASKDLDSVPHIKALRQRIDTKLAIARELAAEKSKIAAQKAREAANTANAYAHDEPWQIAGAALAVGVLVGLLLGRR is encoded by the coding sequence ATGAGTGCATCCAACAATATCGAGGCAGCAGCCGAAGACATCGCGAGCGACGTGCGCGGCGTGCTGGCCAGCAAGGACCTGGATTCGGTTCCCCACATCAAGGCGCTGCGCCAGCGCATCGACACCAAGCTTGCCATCGCGCGCGAGCTTGCGGCGGAGAAGAGCAAGATCGCGGCCCAAAAGGCTCGCGAGGCGGCCAACACCGCCAACGCCTACGCCCACGACGAACCGTGGCAGATTGCCGGCGCAGCCTTGGCAGTCGGTGTGCTGGTGGGTTTGCTGCTTGGCCGCCGCTGA
- a CDS encoding phage holin family protein, giving the protein MRLLSLFGLNARLRRLRIAAAEGALAAEDRVQLLRMAWEDEKQRLKLMLVLVVAVLGLTTVAVALLSMAVVVHFWDTPHRAAAAWAVAGVWVVLWLGAALGLFLAIRNASNSFMPARREFERDWSWVQDRFGLGKDPDQDEEAPRPRRPITREELLARMDRQRERIATMQGGGPRKPQPAGAAAAPEAPPADETASAAALRIAREHPVATGVVAAVALVVIRPKRLLRWAAVVAPVLWRMR; this is encoded by the coding sequence ATGAGGTTGCTGTCCCTGTTCGGGCTCAATGCCCGTTTGAGGCGGCTTCGCATTGCCGCGGCCGAAGGCGCGCTGGCCGCCGAAGACCGGGTGCAACTCCTGCGCATGGCGTGGGAGGACGAGAAGCAGCGCCTAAAGCTGATGCTCGTGCTGGTGGTGGCCGTGCTCGGACTGACCACGGTGGCGGTGGCGTTGCTGTCGATGGCGGTGGTGGTGCATTTCTGGGACACGCCTCATCGAGCAGCGGCTGCGTGGGCGGTGGCGGGCGTGTGGGTCGTGCTTTGGCTGGGGGCTGCGCTGGGACTGTTTCTGGCGATTCGCAATGCCTCGAACAGCTTCATGCCGGCACGCCGTGAGTTCGAACGCGATTGGTCCTGGGTTCAGGACCGTTTCGGGCTCGGCAAGGACCCCGACCAGGACGAAGAGGCGCCGCGTCCCCGGCGGCCCATCACGCGCGAGGAACTGCTGGCCCGCATGGACCGTCAGCGCGAACGCATTGCCACCATGCAGGGCGGAGGACCGCGCAAGCCGCAGCCTGCCGGTGCCGCAGCGGCTCCTGAAGCACCGCCCGCGGACGAAACGGCATCCGCCGCTGCGCTGCGCATTGCGCGGGAGCATCCGGTGGCCACAGGCGTCGTTGCTGCCGTGGCCTTGGTGGTGATTCGGCCCAAGCGGCTGTTGCGTTGGGCAGCGGTCGTTGCACCGGTGCTCTGGCGCATGCGATGA
- a CDS encoding quinone-dependent dihydroorotate dehydrogenase, which produces MPLLPSSLYGLARPFLFGFDPEHAHELTLDGLARTQNTPLACAYAASRIDDPVTLAGLQFPNRVGLAAGLDKNARCIDAFAAMGFGFVEVGTVTPKAQPGNPKPRMFRLPQRDALINRLGFNNEGLDAFLANVQKARFRKSSSNTGKKPMLLGLNIGKNASTPIERAVDDYVNCLNGVYAHADYVTINISSPNTANLRTLQSDEALDALLGAIAERRQVLADRGGKRVPLFVKIAPDLDESQVSVIAATLQRHGMDGVIATNTTLARDAVAGLPHADEAGGLSGAPVREASNRVIAQLRAALGAGFPIIGVGGILSGADAKAKIAAGADVVQIYTGLIYRGPALVRESAQALLQARSAA; this is translated from the coding sequence ATGCCCCTGCTCCCCTCTTCGCTCTACGGCCTAGCCCGGCCCTTTTTGTTCGGCTTCGACCCGGAGCATGCCCACGAACTCACCCTCGACGGCCTGGCCCGCACACAGAACACGCCGTTGGCCTGCGCGTACGCCGCTTCGCGCATAGATGACCCGGTCACGCTCGCGGGGCTGCAATTCCCTAATCGCGTCGGCCTGGCGGCCGGACTCGACAAGAACGCCCGCTGCATCGACGCTTTTGCCGCCATGGGCTTCGGCTTTGTAGAGGTCGGCACCGTCACGCCGAAGGCGCAGCCGGGCAATCCCAAGCCGCGCATGTTCCGCCTGCCGCAGCGCGATGCGCTGATCAACCGGCTCGGGTTCAACAACGAGGGACTCGACGCCTTTCTGGCCAACGTGCAGAAAGCGCGCTTCCGCAAGAGCAGCAGCAACACGGGCAAGAAGCCGATGCTGCTCGGCCTCAACATCGGCAAGAACGCGAGCACCCCCATCGAGCGGGCGGTGGACGACTATGTGAACTGCCTGAACGGCGTGTACGCGCATGCCGACTACGTGACCATCAATATCTCGAGCCCCAACACGGCCAATCTGCGCACGCTGCAGAGCGACGAAGCGCTCGACGCACTGCTGGGTGCCATCGCCGAGCGGCGCCAGGTGCTTGCCGACCGCGGCGGCAAGCGCGTTCCGCTGTTCGTGAAGATCGCGCCCGATCTCGACGAAAGCCAGGTCTCGGTCATCGCCGCCACGCTGCAGCGCCACGGCATGGACGGCGTGATTGCCACCAACACCACCCTCGCGCGCGACGCGGTCGCGGGCCTGCCGCATGCCGACGAAGCCGGCGGGCTTTCGGGTGCCCCCGTGCGCGAAGCGAGCAACCGCGTGATCGCCCAGTTGCGCGCGGCACTGGGAGCAGGTTTTCCGATCATCGGGGTGGGCGGCATCCTGAGTGGGGCCGACGCCAAGGCCAAGATTGCCGCGGGTGCCGACGTGGTGCAGATCTACACCGGCCTCATTTACCGCGGCCCGGCACTCGTGCGCGAATCGGCTCAGGCGTTGCTGCAAGCTCGCAGCGCTGCCTGA
- the rpiA gene encoding ribose-5-phosphate isomerase RpiA produces MTAPVSPSSAPGAGAISQDELKAQVGRAALAYVVKGEIVGVGTGSTVNKFIDALATIKDEIKGAVSSSVASTERLRALGIPVFDSNEVEELSVYIDGADEIDHRGFMVKGGGAALTREKIVAAQSRRFVCIADASKLVDTLGAFPLPVEVIPMAARRVMRQFEAMGGIAQVREKDGVALVTDNGQHIVDVTGLRISDPLAFESEVSQWPGVVTVGVFAHQKANVCLLGTPSGVRTMTFE; encoded by the coding sequence ATGACTGCACCCGTTTCCCCTTCTTCCGCTCCCGGCGCCGGCGCCATCTCCCAGGACGAGCTCAAGGCCCAAGTCGGCCGGGCTGCGCTGGCCTATGTGGTGAAGGGCGAAATCGTCGGCGTGGGCACCGGCTCGACCGTGAACAAGTTCATCGACGCCCTCGCCACGATAAAGGACGAGATCAAGGGCGCGGTGTCGAGCTCAGTCGCCTCGACGGAACGCCTGCGCGCCCTGGGTATTCCGGTGTTCGACAGCAACGAGGTCGAGGAGCTCAGCGTCTATATCGACGGTGCGGACGAGATCGATCATCGCGGTTTCATGGTGAAGGGCGGCGGTGCGGCGCTTACACGCGAAAAGATCGTGGCGGCGCAGTCGCGGCGCTTTGTGTGCATTGCCGACGCATCCAAGCTGGTCGACACGCTCGGCGCCTTTCCGCTGCCGGTAGAGGTGATTCCGATGGCGGCGCGCCGCGTCATGCGGCAGTTCGAGGCCATGGGCGGCATTGCGCAGGTGCGGGAAAAAGACGGTGTGGCGCTGGTGACCGACAACGGACAGCACATCGTCGACGTCACCGGGCTGCGGATCAGCGACCCGCTTGCCTTCGAATCCGAGGTGAGCCAATGGCCGGGCGTGGTCACCGTCGGTGTGTTCGCTCACCAGAAGGCCAACGTTTGCCTGCTGGGCACGCCTTCGGGCGTGCGGACGATGACGTTCGAGTGA
- a CDS encoding glutaredoxin family protein produces the protein MHSIQKKTSLHCLSGFALLLVAAGAMAQPIYRNVDKNGKVTFSDRAPTASTEPAAGPQAGITPPANAGLPYELRQVAQRYPVTLYTGEECAPCGAARSLLTTRGIPFEERTIKSNQDVEALQRMSSQASLPLLTIGSQQLKGFSDTEWSQYLDAAGYPKSNSLPAAYRNPPARPLVAVQAAPAAREPAPAAPAPQQQPAPAPSGPSPSNPAGIKF, from the coding sequence ATGCATTCGATCCAAAAGAAAACCTCCTTGCATTGCCTGTCCGGCTTCGCCCTGCTGCTCGTTGCAGCGGGCGCCATGGCCCAGCCGATCTATCGCAACGTCGACAAGAACGGGAAGGTCACTTTCTCGGACCGGGCCCCCACCGCCAGCACCGAGCCCGCGGCGGGCCCGCAAGCCGGCATCACGCCTCCGGCCAATGCCGGCTTGCCGTATGAACTGCGCCAAGTGGCACAGCGCTACCCCGTAACGCTGTACACCGGCGAAGAATGCGCGCCGTGCGGCGCCGCCCGCTCGCTGCTCACCACGCGCGGCATTCCATTTGAAGAACGCACCATCAAGAGCAACCAGGACGTGGAAGCGCTGCAGCGGATGAGCAGCCAGGCCTCGCTGCCGTTGCTGACGATCGGTTCGCAACAGCTCAAGGGCTTTTCCGACACCGAATGGTCGCAGTACCTCGACGCCGCGGGCTATCCGAAGAGCAACAGCCTGCCTGCGGCCTACCGCAATCCGCCGGCCCGTCCGCTGGTTGCCGTGCAGGCGGCCCCGGCGGCACGCGAACCAGCACCAGCCGCGCCAGCTCCGCAGCAACAACCCGCGCCCGCCCCCAGTGGGCCGAGCCCGAGCAATCCGGCGGGCATCAAGTTCTGA
- a CDS encoding M3 family metallopeptidase, which translates to MTNPLLDFADLPLFDRIKPEHVAPAVDILLADAEAALQTVTAANFPADWNAISKVLDVASERFSRAWGAVGHLNAVADTPELRAAYNEAMPRVTAFWTRLGSDERLYAKYKAIDVATLNPEQRQAHRNAVRNFVLGGAELQGDAKKRFADIQERQAELSQKFSENALDATDAFSYYAALGELEGVPEDVIGAARAAAEAEGKQGYKLTLKMPCYLPVMQFAKSSALRETLYRAYVTRASELGDPAFDNTALINEILALREEEARLLGYKNFGELSVVPKMAESPEQVVKFLRDLAAKAKPYGERDLADLRVFASEQLGIADPQAWDWSYIGEKLKEARYAFSEQEVKQYFPAPKVMAGLFKIVETLFEVSIRRDSAPTWHPSVEFYRIERQTANGVQKVGQFYLDPSARAAKRGGAWMDDVRARWLRPDDGALQTPVAQLVCNFASGVDGKPPLLTHDDVTTLFHEFGHGLHHMLTQVNERDVSGISGVEWDAVELPSQFMENFCWEWDVLRHMTDHVDTGEPLPRALFDKMTAAKNFQSGLQTLRQIEFSLFDMLLHTEYQAANSQPGGVLALLGKVRAEVAVMPAPPFSRTPNTFSHIFSGGYAAGYYSYKWAEVLSADAYAAFEETVGADGQPNIETGRRYRQAILEAGGSRSAMDSFKAFRGREPQLDALLRHQGMAQAQAV; encoded by the coding sequence ATGACCAACCCCCTCCTCGACTTCGCCGATCTCCCGCTGTTCGACCGCATCAAGCCCGAGCACGTCGCGCCCGCGGTCGACATCTTGCTGGCCGATGCCGAGGCGGCGCTGCAAACCGTCACGGCGGCCAACTTTCCGGCCGACTGGAATGCAATTTCCAAGGTGCTCGACGTCGCATCCGAACGCTTCAGCCGCGCCTGGGGCGCCGTGGGCCACCTCAACGCCGTGGCCGATACGCCGGAGCTGCGCGCCGCCTACAACGAGGCCATGCCCCGCGTCACCGCGTTCTGGACGCGACTGGGCTCCGACGAGCGCCTGTACGCCAAGTACAAGGCCATCGACGTGGCCACCCTCAACCCCGAGCAGCGCCAGGCGCATCGCAATGCCGTGCGCAACTTTGTGCTCGGCGGCGCGGAGCTGCAGGGCGATGCGAAAAAGCGCTTTGCCGATATCCAGGAACGCCAGGCCGAGCTGAGCCAGAAATTCAGCGAGAACGCGCTCGACGCCACGGACGCTTTCTCATACTACGCAGCGCTTGGTGAACTCGAAGGCGTGCCCGAAGACGTGATTGGCGCTGCACGCGCAGCCGCCGAAGCCGAGGGCAAGCAAGGCTACAAGCTCACGCTCAAGATGCCCTGCTACCTGCCCGTGATGCAGTTTGCCAAGAGCAGCGCGCTGCGCGAAACGCTATACCGCGCGTATGTCACGCGCGCCAGCGAACTCGGCGATCCGGCCTTCGACAACACCGCGCTCATCAACGAGATCCTCGCGCTGCGCGAAGAAGAAGCCAGGCTGCTCGGCTACAAGAATTTCGGCGAGCTTTCGGTCGTGCCCAAGATGGCCGAATCGCCCGAGCAGGTGGTCAAGTTCCTGCGCGATCTGGCGGCCAAGGCCAAACCGTATGGCGAGCGCGACCTGGCCGACCTGCGCGTGTTCGCATCGGAGCAGTTGGGCATTGCCGATCCGCAAGCCTGGGACTGGAGCTACATCGGCGAAAAGCTGAAGGAAGCGCGCTATGCCTTCAGCGAGCAGGAGGTCAAGCAGTACTTCCCGGCACCCAAGGTGATGGCCGGCCTGTTCAAGATCGTCGAAACGCTGTTCGAGGTTTCCATCCGGCGCGACAGCGCCCCCACATGGCACCCGAGCGTGGAGTTCTATCGCATCGAACGCCAGACGGCCAACGGCGTGCAGAAGGTCGGCCAGTTCTATCTCGATCCCTCCGCCCGTGCCGCCAAGCGCGGCGGCGCCTGGATGGACGACGTGCGCGCACGCTGGCTGCGGCCCGACGACGGCGCCCTGCAAACGCCGGTGGCGCAGCTGGTGTGCAACTTTGCGAGCGGCGTGGACGGCAAGCCGCCACTGCTCACGCACGACGACGTGACCACCCTCTTCCACGAATTCGGCCACGGCCTGCACCACATGCTCACGCAGGTGAACGAGCGCGACGTGTCGGGCATCAGCGGTGTCGAATGGGACGCCGTCGAGCTGCCGAGCCAGTTCATGGAAAACTTTTGCTGGGAATGGGACGTGCTCAGGCACATGACCGACCACGTGGATACGGGCGAGCCGCTGCCGCGCGCGCTGTTCGACAAGATGACCGCCGCCAAGAACTTCCAGAGCGGCCTTCAGACCTTGCGCCAGATCGAGTTCTCGCTGTTCGACATGCTGCTGCACACCGAATACCAGGCCGCCAATTCGCAGCCGGGCGGCGTGCTCGCGCTGCTGGGCAAGGTGCGCGCCGAGGTGGCCGTGATGCCTGCGCCGCCTTTCAGCCGTACGCCCAACACCTTCAGCCACATCTTCTCGGGCGGCTACGCGGCCGGCTACTACAGCTACAAGTGGGCCGAGGTGCTGAGCGCCGATGCCTACGCCGCTTTCGAGGAAACCGTGGGCGCCGACGGCCAGCCGAACATCGAAACCGGCCGCAGGTACCGCCAAGCCATCCTCGAAGCGGGCGGCAGCCGCAGCGCCATGGATTCGTTCAAGGCTTTCCGCGGCCGCGAGCCGCAGCTTGATGCGCTGCTGCGACACCAGGGCATGGCGCAGGCGCAGGCCGTTTGA
- the folD gene encoding bifunctional methylenetetrahydrofolate dehydrogenase/methenyltetrahydrofolate cyclohydrolase FolD, producing the protein MTAQLIDGNALAQKIRTDVAGRIAALKARGVEPTLTIVLVGEDPASQVYVKHKVNDSSQTGLTAHLERHSASMTEPELLARIEALNDDPQVHGILVQLPLPKHMDSHRVIEAISPAKDVDGFHVASAGALMVGQPGFWPCTPHGCMKMLESIGYDLRGKHAVVIGRSNIVGKPMAMMLLAKNATVTICHSATQDLAAITRQADVIVAAVGKRNLLTADMVKPGAVVIDVGMNRKEDGKLAGDVDFDSVKEVASWITPVPGGVGPMTRAMLLANTLEAAERAAK; encoded by the coding sequence ATGACCGCTCAATTGATCGATGGCAACGCGCTGGCCCAGAAAATCCGCACCGATGTTGCCGGCCGCATTGCCGCCCTGAAGGCGCGCGGCGTGGAACCCACGCTGACCATCGTCCTGGTGGGTGAAGATCCGGCGAGCCAGGTCTACGTGAAGCACAAGGTCAACGACAGCAGCCAGACGGGGCTCACAGCGCATCTCGAGCGCCATTCCGCCAGCATGACCGAGCCCGAACTGCTGGCCCGCATCGAGGCACTCAACGACGACCCCCAGGTGCACGGCATCCTGGTGCAGCTGCCGCTGCCCAAGCACATGGACAGCCACCGCGTCATCGAAGCCATCTCTCCGGCCAAGGACGTCGACGGCTTTCATGTGGCCAGCGCCGGCGCGCTGATGGTCGGGCAGCCGGGCTTCTGGCCCTGCACGCCGCACGGCTGCATGAAGATGCTCGAATCCATCGGCTACGACCTGCGCGGCAAGCACGCAGTGGTCATCGGCCGCAGCAACATCGTCGGCAAGCCCATGGCCATGATGCTGCTGGCCAAGAACGCCACCGTCACCATCTGCCACAGCGCCACGCAAGACCTGGCCGCCATCACCCGGCAGGCCGACGTGATTGTTGCTGCCGTGGGCAAGCGCAACCTGCTGACGGCCGACATGGTGAAGCCGGGCGCCGTGGTGATCGACGTGGGCATGAACCGCAAGGAAGACGGCAAGCTGGCCGGCGACGTCGACTTCGATAGCGTCAAGGAAGTGGCCAGCTGGATCACCCCCGTGCCCGGCGGCGTCGGCCCCATGACGCGCGCAATGCTGCTCGCCAACACTCTTGAAGCTGCGGAACGCGCCGCAAAGTGA
- a CDS encoding response regulator transcription factor has protein sequence MSLIPKKGTVYVVDDDEAVRDSLQWLLEGKDYRVRCFDSAESFLSRYDPREVACLIVDIRMAGMTGLELQDRLIERRSPLPIVVITGHGDVPMAVDSMKKGAMDFIQKPFNDEELVTLVERMLEHARGAFTQHQQSASRDALLSKLTGREAQVLERIVAGRLNKQIADDLGISIKTVEAHRANIMEKLNANTVADLLKIALGQAAPAAKA, from the coding sequence ATGAGTTTGATTCCGAAGAAGGGCACTGTCTATGTCGTCGACGACGACGAGGCCGTACGAGATTCGCTGCAATGGCTGCTCGAGGGCAAGGACTACAGGGTTCGCTGCTTCGATTCAGCCGAGTCTTTTCTTTCCCGATACGACCCGCGCGAAGTCGCCTGTCTGATCGTCGACATCCGCATGGCCGGCATGACCGGGCTCGAACTGCAAGACCGGCTGATCGAGCGGCGCTCCCCGCTGCCCATCGTGGTGATCACCGGCCATGGCGACGTGCCGATGGCGGTCGACAGCATGAAGAAAGGCGCCATGGATTTCATCCAGAAGCCTTTCAACGACGAAGAGCTCGTCACGCTGGTCGAGCGCATGCTCGAGCACGCACGCGGCGCGTTCACCCAGCACCAGCAGTCGGCCAGCCGCGATGCACTGCTTTCCAAGCTCACCGGCCGCGAAGCCCAGGTGCTCGAGCGCATCGTCGCCGGCCGCCTGAACAAGCAGATTGCCGACGACCTCGGCATCAGCATCAAGACGGTCGAGGCGCACCGCGCCAACATCATGGAAAAGCTCAACGCCAATACCGTGGCCGATCTGCTCAAGATCGCGCTCGGGCAGGCGGCGCCCGCAGCCAAGGCCTGA